Proteins encoded within one genomic window of Brachybacterium avium:
- a CDS encoding DEAD/DEAH box helicase produces MPILMPFLPERSADADEDAIVEGFVKAQESVGRTLYPHQEEALLAIAAGDHVIAATPTGSGKTTIAYSAIFAAMARGERSYYTAPIKALVSEKFFDLVAHFGAENVGMMTGDSAVNHDAPIIVCTAEIFANHALRDGAGSEVGLAVMDEFHYYGDPQRGLAWQVPLVELPQCQFVLMSATLGDVTRFVEDLAERTERDVSVIDDAPRPVPLDFRWSLDPLPETIETILTDRDAPVYIVHFTQKDALEQAQALQGQKILGPEEKVRIREIIGDFRFSKGFGQILSRLVREGIGVHHAGMLPKYRRLVEKLAQSGLLKIICGTDTLGVGINVPIRTVLLTGLAKFDGKRMRLLNAREFHQIAGRAGRAGFDTIGHVVVQAPTWTIEFEKERAKYQAREESGKVSNNAKKRKKEPKPRIPEGAVSWSEANMTKLVQNAPEPLRPHLKITAGMVLSLISRPGDAIASGRHLIMTSHQTTGQKLALVKDAVEIFRGLRDAEIIEVLDGPDHLGRRFALVEDLQLDFTMNQPLAPFAIAMIDSLDEEAESLTLDTVSILEAILEDPRQILLAQQNSAKGELLAELKAEGVEYTERMARLDEVSWPKPLEEDLEAALEIYARSRPWVPADDLSPKSVVREIYETGQTFSEFVQRYGLQRSEGIVLRYLSDAYQAMRRTIPQELRTEGLEDMIEWLGVLVRGIDSSLLDEWEALTHPEDLAEDAASEIRPSTPRGLSAQTKVLRTMVRAAMWQRIELFAFEREARLAELDGASGWDRPRWAAAMDEYYDTYDDVGIDGAARSPQLLQITEESKVWRIRQAFADPDGNHDWAIEAELDLEATDETGEPVLTITHVGTAENRP; encoded by the coding sequence ATGCCGATCCTGATGCCGTTCCTGCCCGAGCGCTCCGCCGATGCCGACGAGGACGCGATCGTCGAGGGCTTCGTCAAGGCTCAGGAGTCCGTCGGCCGCACCCTGTATCCGCATCAGGAGGAGGCGCTGCTGGCGATCGCGGCCGGTGACCACGTCATCGCCGCCACCCCTACCGGGTCCGGGAAGACCACGATCGCGTACTCCGCGATCTTCGCCGCCATGGCCCGCGGGGAGCGTTCGTACTACACCGCCCCGATCAAGGCGCTGGTGAGCGAGAAGTTCTTCGATCTGGTCGCCCACTTCGGGGCCGAGAACGTGGGCATGATGACCGGGGACTCGGCGGTCAACCACGACGCCCCGATCATCGTGTGCACCGCCGAGATCTTCGCCAATCACGCCCTGCGTGACGGCGCCGGCAGCGAGGTGGGCCTCGCGGTGATGGACGAATTCCACTACTACGGCGATCCGCAGCGCGGCTTGGCCTGGCAGGTCCCCCTGGTCGAGCTCCCCCAGTGCCAGTTCGTGCTGATGAGCGCCACCCTGGGCGATGTGACCCGCTTCGTCGAGGACCTCGCCGAGCGCACCGAGCGGGACGTGAGCGTGATCGACGACGCCCCGCGTCCGGTGCCGCTGGACTTCCGCTGGTCGCTGGATCCGCTGCCGGAGACGATCGAGACGATCCTCACCGATCGCGACGCGCCCGTCTACATCGTCCACTTCACCCAGAAGGACGCGCTCGAGCAGGCCCAGGCGCTGCAGGGCCAGAAGATCCTGGGCCCGGAGGAGAAGGTCCGGATCCGCGAGATCATCGGCGACTTCCGGTTCTCGAAGGGTTTCGGCCAGATCCTCTCCCGGCTGGTCCGCGAGGGCATCGGGGTCCATCACGCCGGGATGCTGCCGAAGTACCGGCGCCTGGTGGAGAAGCTCGCCCAGTCCGGGCTGTTGAAGATCATCTGCGGCACCGACACCCTCGGGGTGGGCATCAACGTGCCGATCCGCACCGTGCTGCTGACGGGGCTGGCGAAGTTCGACGGCAAGCGGATGCGGCTGCTGAACGCGCGTGAGTTCCATCAGATCGCGGGCCGTGCGGGCCGCGCCGGCTTCGACACCATCGGCCACGTCGTGGTGCAGGCGCCGACGTGGACCATCGAGTTCGAGAAGGAGCGGGCCAAGTACCAGGCACGGGAGGAGTCCGGCAAAGTCTCCAACAATGCCAAGAAGCGCAAGAAGGAGCCCAAGCCACGGATCCCCGAGGGCGCGGTCTCCTGGTCCGAGGCGAACATGACCAAGCTGGTCCAGAACGCCCCGGAGCCGCTGCGCCCGCACCTGAAGATCACTGCGGGCATGGTGCTGTCCCTGATCTCCCGGCCGGGTGACGCGATCGCCTCGGGCCGCCACCTGATCATGACCAGCCATCAGACGACGGGTCAGAAGCTGGCACTGGTCAAGGATGCGGTGGAGATCTTCCGCGGGCTGCGGGACGCGGAGATCATCGAGGTGCTGGACGGCCCGGACCATCTCGGGCGGCGCTTCGCTCTGGTCGAGGATCTGCAGCTGGACTTCACCATGAACCAGCCGCTGGCGCCCTTCGCGATCGCGATGATCGACTCTCTCGATGAGGAGGCCGAGTCCCTCACCCTCGATACCGTCTCGATCCTCGAGGCGATCCTCGAGGACCCCCGGCAGATCCTGCTCGCCCAGCAGAACTCCGCCAAGGGCGAGCTGCTGGCGGAGCTCAAGGCCGAGGGGGTCGAGTACACCGAGCGGATGGCGCGGCTGGACGAGGTGTCCTGGCCGAAACCGCTCGAGGAGGACCTCGAGGCGGCGCTCGAGATCTACGCGCGCTCCCGGCCATGGGTGCCGGCGGACGACCTCTCCCCCAAGTCCGTGGTCCGCGAGATCTACGAGACAGGGCAGACCTTCAGCGAGTTCGTGCAGCGCTACGGCCTGCAGCGGTCCGAGGGCATCGTGCTGCGCTATCTCTCCGACGCCTATCAGGCGATGCGCCGCACCATCCCCCAGGAGCTGCGCACCGAAGGGCTCGAGGACATGATCGAGTGGCTCGGCGTGCTGGTGCGGGGCATCGACTCCTCCCTGCTGGACGAGTGGGAAGCGCTGACCCATCCGGAGGACCTCGCGGAGGACGCCGCCTCCGAGATCCGGCCCAGCACTCCCCGCGGACTCTCGGCGCAGACGAAGGTGCTGCGCACGATGGTGCGCGCCGCCATGTGGCAGCGCATCGAGCTCTTCGCCTTCGAGCGGGAGGCGCGCCTGGCCGAGCTCGACGGCGCCTCCGGCTGGGACCGGCCGCGCTGGGCGGCGGCGATGGACGAGTACTACGACACCTACGACGACGTCGGCATCGACGGCGCCGCCCGCTCCCCGCAGCTGCTGCAGATCACCGAGGAGTCGAAGGTTTGGAGGATCCGCCAGGCATTCGCGGATCCCGATGGCAACCACGACTGGGCCATCGAGGCCGAGCTGGACCTCGAGGCGACCGATGAGACCGGGGAGCCGGTGCTGACCATCACCCACGTCGGCACAGCGGAGAACCGGCCCTGA
- a CDS encoding DUF6457 domain-containing protein: MATKPPVTLQDDWTTTLQPWLDRVSAQLDVAGVDLDVDRVHLMTGVVAEGVQRSMAPISAFLVGAAVARGRVSRRRALPWSTSPQLWSVRYRRRALVLNLTQGTVG, translated from the coding sequence ATGGCGACGAAGCCGCCGGTGACGCTCCAGGACGATTGGACGACCACGCTGCAGCCGTGGCTGGACCGGGTCTCCGCGCAGCTCGACGTGGCGGGCGTGGACCTGGACGTGGATCGGGTCCATCTGATGACCGGGGTGGTCGCCGAAGGCGTTCAACGATCGATGGCCCCGATCTCCGCCTTCCTGGTGGGTGCAGCCGTCGCCCGGGGGCGAGTCTCGAGGAGGCGTGCGCTGCCGTGGAGCACGTCACCGCAGCTGTGGAGCGTTAGATATCGGCGACGGGCGCTTGTGCTGAATCTCACGCAGGGTACTGTAGGGTAA
- the narI gene encoding respiratory nitrate reductase subunit gamma, with product MNDMTTLQLLLWVVFPYMVLAVFVLGHIWRFRQDRFGWTTRSSQLYESKLLSIGSPMFHYGIIGIFFGHVVGLGIPKSWTRFVGITDHMYHLMAIIIGLAAAVACVGGLLILLYRRRTNRRVFGATTAGDKLMYLLLAMTIVCGVLATVVHTAVGTYDYREGVSIWFRQFWTLQPSTELMSQAPIFFQLHVLSALSLFAIWPFTRLVHVFAAPVGYLTRPYIVYRSKDPRREAERRGWEKVKF from the coding sequence ATGAATGACATGACGACGCTCCAGCTGCTGCTGTGGGTGGTGTTCCCGTACATGGTGCTCGCCGTGTTCGTGCTCGGGCACATCTGGCGCTTCCGACAGGACCGCTTCGGCTGGACGACCCGCTCCAGCCAGCTGTACGAGTCGAAACTGCTCTCGATCGGCTCGCCGATGTTCCACTACGGGATCATCGGGATCTTCTTCGGGCATGTCGTGGGCCTGGGCATCCCGAAGTCCTGGACCCGCTTCGTCGGGATCACCGATCACATGTACCACCTGATGGCCATCATCATCGGCCTCGCCGCCGCTGTGGCGTGCGTGGGCGGCCTGCTGATCCTGCTCTACCGGCGGCGCACCAACCGGCGTGTCTTCGGAGCCACCACCGCCGGTGACAAGCTCATGTACCTGCTGCTGGCGATGACCATCGTGTGCGGAGTGCTGGCGACCGTGGTGCATACAGCGGTCGGCACCTACGACTACCGGGAGGGGGTCTCGATCTGGTTCCGGCAGTTCTGGACCCTGCAACCCTCGACGGAGCTGATGAGCCAGGCTCCGATCTTCTTCCAGCTGCACGTGCTCAGCGCTCTCTCGCTGTTCGCGATCTGGCCCTTCACCCGCCTCGTGCACGTCTTCGCCGCACCGGTGGGCTACCTGACCCGCCCCTACATCGTCTACCGCAGCAAGGACCCCCGCCGCGAGGCCGAGCGCCGTGGCTGGGAGAAGGTGAAGTTCTGA
- the narJ gene encoding nitrate reductase molybdenum cofactor assembly chaperone — MGALARLLSRRSDPGAGATATLPPRGRAPKDLLHASGMSTEQMRVAWIAVSWLLTYPDEEALARYPLVRQLAAELPEPVRGGLLRTIDLLSERDAVSVQEEYVDTFDTRRRGCLHLTYFSHGDTRRRGMALLRIKQDFRTAGLEIGSEELPDHLPVVLEFAAAHDAERGAKILRSNRPGVELLRLHLADISSPWHGTLIALCATLPPLDADDRAAVLKLAEEGPEDETVGLDGYGLDGDAGDMAGQTFASSGCGSDSAAPGPVPVDLLRGRPS; from the coding sequence ATGGGCGCCCTCGCACGACTGCTGAGCCGACGCAGCGATCCCGGCGCAGGAGCCACCGCGACCCTGCCGCCGCGGGGCCGCGCGCCGAAGGATCTGCTGCACGCCTCCGGGATGAGCACCGAGCAGATGCGGGTCGCATGGATCGCGGTCTCCTGGCTGCTCACCTATCCGGATGAGGAGGCGCTCGCGCGCTATCCCCTGGTCCGCCAGCTGGCGGCGGAGCTGCCGGAGCCGGTCCGGGGCGGTCTGCTGCGCACCATCGACCTGCTCAGCGAACGGGATGCGGTGTCTGTCCAGGAGGAGTACGTCGACACCTTCGACACTCGCCGCCGGGGCTGTCTGCACCTGACCTATTTCAGCCACGGCGACACCCGCCGCCGGGGCATGGCGCTGCTGCGCATCAAACAGGACTTCCGCACCGCGGGCCTGGAGATCGGCAGCGAGGAGCTGCCGGACCACCTGCCGGTGGTGCTCGAGTTCGCCGCCGCCCATGACGCCGAGCGCGGCGCGAAGATCCTGCGCTCGAACCGCCCGGGTGTCGAGCTGCTCCGTCTGCATCTGGCGGACATCTCCTCCCCGTGGCACGGCACCCTGATCGCGCTGTGCGCGACCCTGCCGCCCCTGGATGCCGACGATCGCGCGGCGGTGCTCAAGCTGGCCGAGGAGGGCCCGGAGGACGAGACCGTGGGGCTGGACGGCTACGGCCTCGATGGCGACGCCGGTGACATGGCAGGGCAGACCTTCGCCTCGAGCGGCTGCGGCTCCGATTCCGCGGCCCCCGGACCTGTCCCCGTGGACCTGTTGAGAGGACGACCCTCATGA
- the narH gene encoding nitrate reductase subunit beta produces MRVMAQMSMVMNLDKCIGCHTCSVTCKQAWTNRSGTEYMWFNNVETRPGQGYPRGYEDQEKWKGGWELGKNGRLKLKAGGRLTKLMQLFSNPKLPSIEDYYEPWTYEYDNLLHAPAQQETIPTAPPKSLITGERTDIQWSGNWDDDLGGTYLHKDKDPMLKGIEDKVQFEFDQTFMFYLPRICEHCLNPTCVASCPSGAIYKREEDGVVLVDQDGCRGWRMCITGCPYKKIYFNHQTGKAEKCTFCYPRLEQGEPTVCAETCVGRLRYIGLVLYDADKVTEAASVTDEQDLYRSQMDVILDPHDPEVIRGAEAAGIHHDWILAAQNSPTYKLIKEYEVALPLHPEYRTMPMVWYIPPLSPVVDVVRDTGYDAEDAESLFAAIDALRIPVEYLANLFTAGDVPTVERVLYRMAAMRSYMRDINLGNEPREGIANAVGMDGETMQEMYRLLAIAKYEDRYVIPVGHHESAHDLESTGTDCPLNAPGGPGMSSMSLPEESMGMSGPGFSSKRQENAVERPEGVRINLLNWDGRGRPDGLFPSPVTGSV; encoded by the coding sequence ATGAGAGTCATGGCCCAGATGTCGATGGTGATGAACCTCGACAAGTGCATCGGCTGCCACACCTGCTCGGTCACGTGCAAGCAGGCATGGACGAACCGGTCCGGCACCGAGTACATGTGGTTCAACAACGTCGAGACCCGGCCCGGCCAGGGGTATCCCCGTGGTTACGAGGACCAGGAGAAATGGAAGGGCGGCTGGGAGCTCGGGAAGAACGGACGTCTGAAGCTCAAGGCCGGCGGGCGTCTCACCAAGCTGATGCAGCTGTTCTCGAACCCGAAGCTGCCCAGCATCGAGGACTACTACGAGCCATGGACCTATGAGTACGACAACCTGCTCCACGCCCCGGCTCAGCAGGAGACCATCCCCACGGCGCCCCCGAAGTCGCTGATCACCGGTGAGCGCACGGATATCCAGTGGTCGGGCAACTGGGACGACGACCTCGGCGGCACCTACCTGCACAAGGACAAGGACCCGATGCTCAAGGGCATCGAGGACAAGGTCCAGTTCGAGTTCGACCAGACCTTCATGTTCTACCTGCCGCGCATCTGCGAGCACTGCCTGAACCCCACCTGCGTGGCCTCCTGCCCCTCGGGCGCGATCTACAAGCGCGAGGAGGACGGGGTCGTCCTGGTGGACCAGGACGGCTGCCGCGGCTGGCGCATGTGCATCACCGGCTGCCCGTACAAGAAGATCTACTTCAACCACCAGACCGGCAAGGCCGAGAAGTGCACCTTCTGCTACCCCCGCCTCGAGCAGGGCGAGCCGACGGTGTGCGCCGAGACCTGCGTGGGGCGCCTGCGCTACATCGGCCTGGTGCTCTACGACGCGGACAAGGTCACCGAGGCCGCCTCCGTCACCGATGAGCAGGACCTCTACCGCTCCCAGATGGACGTGATCCTGGACCCGCACGACCCCGAGGTCATCCGCGGGGCCGAGGCCGCCGGGATCCACCACGACTGGATCCTCGCCGCGCAGAACTCCCCGACCTACAAGCTCATCAAGGAGTACGAGGTCGCGCTGCCGCTGCATCCCGAGTACCGAACGATGCCGATGGTCTGGTACATCCCCCCGCTGTCGCCGGTGGTGGACGTGGTCCGGGACACCGGCTACGACGCCGAGGACGCGGAGAGCCTGTTCGCCGCGATCGACGCGCTGCGGATCCCGGTGGAGTACCTCGCGAACCTGTTCACGGCCGGAGATGTGCCCACGGTCGAGCGGGTGCTGTACCGGATGGCCGCGATGCGCTCGTACATGCGGGACATCAACCTCGGCAATGAGCCCCGGGAGGGGATCGCCAACGCCGTGGGCATGGACGGCGAGACGATGCAGGAGATGTACCGCCTGCTCGCGATCGCGAAGTACGAGGACCGCTACGTGATCCCGGTGGGGCACCACGAGTCCGCCCACGACCTCGAGTCCACCGGCACCGACTGCCCCCTGAACGCCCCCGGCGGTCCCGGCATGAGCAGCATGTCGCTGCCGGAGGAGTCGATGGGGATGTCCGGTCCTGGCTTCTCCAGCAAGCGGCAGGAGAACGCCGTCGAACGCCCGGAGGGCGTGCGGATCAACCTGTTGAACTGGGACGGCCGCGGCAGGCCCGACGGCCTGTTCCCGTCACCGGTGACGGGGAGCGTCTGA
- a CDS encoding nitrate reductase subunit alpha has product MTIQNQQNQQQPQDRGARSAPAGGGAPGIDSPLFDALIGARKMFSRSEKISEDNRETHKVGGRSGDSFYRERWSHDKVVRSTHGVNCTGSCSWKVYVKDGVITWESQETDYPSVGPDKPEYEPRGCPRGASFSWYTYSPTRVRYPYVRSELLRLYREEKAKAPGHDPVEAWKAIVSDPEKAMRYKRARGKGGLVRASWDEAVEMVAAAYVHTVKEYGPDRATGFSPIPAMSQVSFSSGARFHQLIGSPMQSFYDWYADLPPASPQVFGDQTDVPESGDWWDAAYLIMWGSNVPLTRTPDAHWMTEARYRGQKVISVAPDYAESVKFADEWLAPHPGTDAALAMGMGHTILREFYVDQQVPYFEAYSKQYTDLPFLVQLERREDGTLLPGKFLVASEAGEHRTAEATTEHADFKPMLFDRARDGIATPNGTLGHRFSADGEGRWNLELGDLDPALSLLGHHEDVAEVLLPRFDTVGQGGRGDVPRGVPVRTIDGRLVTTVFDLLLAEYGVGREGLPGQWATGLDDAEALYTPAWQETITGVPGQAVARIAREFAQNAIDSGGRSMIIMGAGTNHWFHSDTIYRSFLTLTNLCGTQGVNGGGWAHYVGQEKVRPITGWSHLANALDWARPPRQMTQTTYWYMHSDQWRYDRFGADTLAATTGAGTFADMTTADAIALSQRLGWQPFYPQFDISSLDVADRAAEAGQETIPYLVDQLKSGGINFAAEDPDAPENHPKIWSIWRANTLGSSAKGDQYFFRHLLGVDSSATGEETPEHLRPKDVRWREDAPIGKVDLMLTLDFRMTSHTLHSDVVLPAATWYEKHDLSTTDMHPFVHSFNPAISNPWESRTDWETWSTIAERFSQLAETHLGTRKDVVASPLQHDSPGAMATPHGRVRDWKKGECEAVPGLTMPALVEVERDYTQIHAKYTSVGPLLEEKGMTTKGLTYDVTEFVEELGQLNGVHRTGPAAGRPKLVTDLHACEFILSLSGTTNGRMATEGFKTLEKRTGTQMHDLAAEHEGKRIHFADTKAAPVPVITSPEWSGSESGGRRYSPFTINVERKKPWHTLTGRQHYYLDHDWMLEMGEALPVFRPPLDMTALFGEKAIGEKDEGGKSISVRYLTPHNKWAIHSMYQENFFMMNLSRGGQNIWMSVQDAEAVGITDNDWVEVTNRNGVVSARAVVSHRMPSGTAFMHHGQERTVNVPLTERDGKRGGITNSLTRIMIKPSHLIGGYAQLSFAFNYYGPTGNQRDEVTMIRKRTAPVEY; this is encoded by the coding sequence ATGACCATCCAGAACCAGCAGAACCAGCAGCAGCCCCAGGATCGCGGGGCCCGGTCCGCTCCCGCCGGCGGCGGGGCGCCCGGCATCGACTCACCGCTGTTCGATGCCCTGATCGGCGCGCGCAAGATGTTCTCCCGCTCGGAGAAGATCAGCGAGGACAACCGCGAGACCCACAAGGTGGGCGGGCGCAGCGGGGACTCCTTCTACCGTGAGCGCTGGAGCCACGACAAGGTGGTGCGCTCCACCCACGGGGTCAACTGCACGGGCTCCTGCTCCTGGAAGGTCTACGTCAAGGACGGGGTCATCACCTGGGAGTCTCAGGAGACCGACTACCCCTCCGTCGGCCCGGACAAGCCCGAGTACGAGCCGCGCGGCTGCCCGCGCGGCGCCTCCTTCTCCTGGTACACCTACTCGCCCACCCGCGTGCGCTATCCCTATGTGCGCTCGGAGCTGCTGCGGCTGTACCGCGAGGAGAAGGCGAAGGCCCCGGGGCACGACCCGGTCGAGGCCTGGAAGGCGATCGTCTCCGATCCGGAGAAGGCCATGCGCTACAAGCGCGCCCGGGGCAAGGGCGGTCTGGTGCGCGCCTCCTGGGACGAGGCGGTGGAGATGGTGGCCGCCGCCTATGTCCACACCGTCAAGGAGTACGGCCCCGACCGGGCCACCGGCTTCTCCCCGATCCCGGCGATGAGCCAGGTCTCCTTCTCCTCCGGAGCCCGCTTCCATCAGCTCATCGGCAGCCCCATGCAGTCCTTCTACGACTGGTACGCGGATCTGCCTCCCGCCTCCCCGCAGGTCTTCGGCGACCAGACCGATGTGCCCGAGTCCGGCGACTGGTGGGACGCGGCCTATCTCATCATGTGGGGCTCGAACGTGCCCCTGACCCGCACCCCGGACGCGCACTGGATGACTGAAGCGCGCTACCGCGGCCAGAAGGTCATCTCGGTCGCCCCCGATTACGCGGAATCGGTGAAGTTCGCCGACGAATGGCTCGCACCGCATCCCGGCACCGATGCAGCGCTCGCCATGGGCATGGGCCACACGATCCTGCGCGAGTTCTACGTCGACCAGCAGGTCCCGTACTTCGAGGCCTACTCGAAGCAGTACACCGACCTGCCGTTCCTGGTCCAGCTCGAGCGCCGGGAGGACGGCACGCTGCTGCCGGGCAAGTTCCTGGTCGCGAGCGAGGCGGGAGAGCACCGCACCGCCGAGGCCACCACCGAGCACGCGGACTTCAAGCCGATGCTCTTCGACCGCGCCCGCGACGGCATCGCCACCCCCAACGGCACCCTCGGCCACCGCTTCTCCGCCGACGGGGAGGGCCGCTGGAACCTGGAGCTCGGCGACCTCGACCCCGCGCTGTCGCTGCTGGGCCATCACGAGGACGTGGCCGAGGTGCTCCTGCCCCGCTTCGACACCGTCGGCCAGGGCGGCCGCGGGGACGTGCCGCGCGGGGTGCCGGTGCGCACGATCGACGGGCGCCTCGTCACCACCGTCTTCGACCTGCTGCTGGCCGAGTACGGCGTGGGCCGCGAGGGGCTCCCCGGCCAGTGGGCCACGGGCCTCGATGACGCCGAGGCCCTCTACACCCCGGCGTGGCAGGAGACGATCACCGGCGTGCCCGGCCAGGCCGTGGCGCGCATCGCCCGCGAGTTCGCGCAGAACGCGATCGATTCCGGCGGTCGTTCGATGATCATCATGGGCGCCGGCACGAACCACTGGTTCCACTCCGACACCATCTACCGCTCCTTCCTGACGCTCACGAACCTGTGCGGCACCCAGGGGGTCAACGGCGGCGGCTGGGCCCACTACGTCGGCCAGGAGAAGGTGCGGCCGATCACCGGCTGGTCGCATCTGGCCAATGCCCTGGACTGGGCGCGCCCGCCCCGGCAGATGACGCAGACCACCTACTGGTACATGCACTCCGACCAGTGGCGGTACGACCGCTTCGGCGCCGACACCCTGGCCGCGACCACGGGGGCCGGAACCTTCGCGGACATGACCACCGCCGATGCGATCGCGCTCTCGCAGCGGCTGGGCTGGCAGCCCTTCTACCCCCAGTTCGACATCAGCTCGCTGGATGTCGCCGACCGCGCCGCGGAGGCGGGGCAGGAGACGATCCCGTACCTGGTCGACCAGCTCAAGAGCGGCGGCATCAACTTCGCCGCCGAGGACCCGGACGCCCCGGAGAACCACCCGAAGATCTGGTCGATCTGGCGCGCGAACACGCTCGGCTCCTCTGCCAAGGGAGATCAGTACTTCTTCCGGCACCTGCTGGGCGTGGACAGCTCCGCCACCGGTGAGGAGACCCCCGAACACCTCCGACCCAAGGACGTGCGCTGGCGGGAGGACGCCCCGATCGGCAAGGTCGATCTGATGCTCACCCTCGATTTCCGCATGACCAGCCACACCCTGCACTCGGACGTGGTGCTGCCAGCCGCGACCTGGTACGAGAAGCACGATCTCTCCACCACCGACATGCACCCCTTCGTGCACTCCTTCAACCCGGCGATCTCGAACCCCTGGGAGTCGCGCACGGACTGGGAGACCTGGTCGACGATCGCAGAGCGCTTCAGCCAGCTCGCCGAGACCCATCTGGGCACCCGCAAGGACGTCGTCGCCTCCCCCCTGCAGCACGATTCGCCGGGGGCGATGGCCACTCCGCACGGCCGGGTGCGGGACTGGAAGAAGGGCGAGTGCGAGGCGGTCCCGGGCCTGACCATGCCCGCCCTGGTGGAGGTCGAGCGGGACTATACCCAGATCCACGCCAAGTACACCTCGGTCGGCCCGCTCCTGGAGGAGAAGGGCATGACCACCAAGGGGCTGACCTACGACGTCACGGAGTTCGTCGAGGAACTCGGCCAGCTCAACGGCGTCCACCGCACCGGGCCCGCCGCAGGGCGTCCCAAGCTCGTCACCGATCTGCACGCCTGTGAGTTCATCCTGAGCCTGTCGGGCACCACCAACGGGCGCATGGCCACCGAGGGCTTCAAGACGCTCGAGAAGCGCACCGGTACGCAGATGCACGATCTCGCCGCCGAGCACGAGGGCAAGCGGATCCACTTCGCCGACACCAAGGCGGCGCCGGTCCCGGTGATCACCAGCCCCGAATGGTCCGGCTCCGAGAGCGGCGGGCGTCGGTACAGCCCGTTCACGATCAACGTCGAGCGCAAGAAGCCCTGGCACACGCTGACCGGGCGCCAGCACTACTACCTCGACCACGACTGGATGCTGGAGATGGGGGAGGCGCTGCCCGTCTTCCGACCGCCGTTGGACATGACGGCACTGTTCGGCGAGAAGGCGATCGGCGAGAAGGACGAGGGAGGGAAGTCGATCTCGGTGCGCTACCTGACCCCGCACAACAAGTGGGCGATCCACTCGATGTATCAGGAGAACTTCTTCATGATGAACCTGTCCCGCGGTGGGCAGAACATCTGGATGAGCGTGCAGGACGCCGAGGCCGTCGGCATCACCGACAACGACTGGGTCGAGGTCACCAACCGCAACGGCGTGGTCTCGGCCCGCGCCGTGGTCTCCCACCGGATGCCCTCGGGGACGGCCTTCATGCATCACGGGCAGGAGCGCACCGTGAACGTGCCGCTGACGGAGCGGGACGGCAAACGTGGCGGGATCACGAACTCGCTGACGCGCATCATGATCAAGCCCTCGCATCTGATCGGCGGATATGCGCAGCTGTCCTTCGCCTTCAACTACTACGGCCCGACCGGGAACCAGCGCGACGAGGTCACGATGATCCGCAAGCGCACCGCCCCCGTCGAGTACTGA